AAAGTTGCTTTACATATGGTCCATAAATAATGTTCATAGTTGAGTTCAGTATTTACTATCGTATATAATAACCTTATTGCTAACAATTTGCCATGTAAATTGTTTGTCACATGTCACCATGTAAAATTGTCATGCCATTTCCCCATTTATCAAGTAAACTTTGGTAGCTTTTCAAATGATATGAGCGTATGAGGTATCCGTCTACGTTGCTGTCCTAATTTTCTGTTCATTGTGAGAATGTGGGGCAGTGGGGAGCTGGAGAAGGAAGCTATGTGATTTGTGGAGGGTATTTCCTGACACGTAGTGGTGAGTTCTTTACTTTTGGGTGTACAGTGCTGGCAGCCAAAAGCGTAGTCAGCCTGTTTACGGCCAGTTCAGTTACTCCGGATTGAGGCGTATATTCCTAATGTTATACAAATCTGACGATCACTCTGGTCAGAAATTGTTCTAGGTCTTCATTTCGAGATAACCAAACATACCCTTAGAAAAtcagcttaggccttgtttagatgcatgtATATCTACCTCAATCTACAGATGTTGAAGTAAATTCTCATTACAATTCACTCTAACATATATGGATTAATATGAATACATATGCATCCAAACAAGGTTTTAGTAGGTCGGTTTTTCTGGGACCTGTCCTTGTTCGTTTGAGTTTCATCTGTCGAATGTACCAGCAATTCAGAAGAGCGAACATTACTTTAAGCTAAGTGAACAGGCTTCCTCCTCTTATCCAATCCAACGTGTTTGGTGGTGTCTTACCGTGTTTAGATGTTTTGCAACTTATACAAAGTGTTCCTATACCTGCAAACAGTCCACTAGAATCAGCCCAACAAAAGCCCACGActaaccctagccgccgcaTAGCACGGGAAACGCCGCACGTCCGTACTCAGCAGGCCAGCAACAGTAGAGCTAACATGGATGCCGCCGCGGCGCCACCAGTCCAGAGGGGGTCAACGACTCAACGGTGTGAAGGTGTCGGCCCCCAGCACTCTGTCTCGGCAGCTCAGCTTTGCGCCTCCGCGGTGCTAGGCACCTGCACAGCAGAGAGGCAGGCATCGaggactttttcctttttgtgcaAACTGTGCGAGGATTTTGCTCAAAAAGTTTTCATCCATCACATTAAATGTTTAGACtttatacataaagtattaaggtcttgtttagttccccaaaagttttacaaaatttttcagattctccgtcatatcgaatctttaaacgtatgcatggagtattaaatataaataaaaataaaaactaattgcatagtttggtcgaaattgacgagacgaatctttcgagcctagttagtccataattggacaatatttgtcaaacacaaacgaaagtgctactatttctattttgcaaatttttttggaagtaaacaaggccttaatataaataaaaaaataaactaattattcTGTTTAGTTagaaatcatcaaataaatcttttaagtctagttagttcatgattaaccTTATGTACTATAGTAACctatatgtgctaatgatagattaattagacttaataaattcTCAACGCAGTTTCTAGCTGCattatgtaattatttttttattaatatccGAACATCTCTTTCGACATCCTACGAAACAATCAATATGACACCTAAATTTTTTTCCTTCcccaactaaataaggcctgaaTTGCTCGTATGAGACTCTTCTGATTCCTCAACCTGCTGATGTTTCTGCTTGTGAATGTTCATGTCAAGAGACCCATTTGTTGGTATTTTCGGGCGAAACCAAGAGACCCACCTAAAACCAAGACACCGATTTGCTGGTtttgttaaggccttgtttagttcccaaaaagttttgtaaaatttttcagattcccatcacatcgaatctttacgcatgcatggagtattaaatatatacgaaaataaaaactaattgcacggtttggttgaaattgacgagccgaatcttttgagcctagttagtccatgattagacaatatttatcaaatacaaacgaaagtgctacagtgtcgattttctaaaaaatttttggaactaaacaaggcccaaatctaGCACAATTCAGTTTCCAATTTGAAAAGactaaaataaaattttaaaaaccCCGAAGTATCTGACCAGATAATTTAGTTAAGATCAAACGCCTACCCCTGCTAGTTGATCTTTTTCCATCTAGGGCAAGATTGCTGTCCGTACAAATTTGTTGCAGCACATCATAACCTttccgtgtgtttggttggaggttggGTGGGTTGGGTTGGGTTGGATCCAATCTAGTTTTTGGGGACGGAGCTAACCCGTCcagtgtttggttgcacttcTGATTTTAGGGATAGAGCCAACCCGTCCAGTGTTTGTTTGAAGAAATTGGAAACATGAGAAGTGATGTCGTGCGGGACCCACTCAACCCGGTTGGAGCGGCTCCGTCCGCCAGATTTTGACGGACGAGTCCAACCCGCATCTGAGAGAAATATTCCACCCTGGAACCAACCCAACCCTCtcatcctccaaccaaacagccaCGGGAACAGGTTCGCTCCGATCCGGCTCGCCCcgctctccaaccaaacacacggtttGGTGCTCACCGGCAATGCCTAGCCATCTAGAAGTGATGCTCCAAAAGTAGCAATGCTTCACCATAGATTTACGCCGTTAAAAAACTGTTGAGCTCTCTATTACTCACATAAGCTCACAAAGTCTATAATCTTACTCCAATTTTATATCTCAAATTTTTGTAACATGGTGAGAAGATGCAagtaaaaaatatttttgaagaGCTAACTCAGTGCCTAAGGTGAAGGTGTTTATATTGAAACACATTGGAGTTAGCAAATTTGAAAGGCTTGTGAGAAATGGGACTTAGTCTACTCTCACTGCACTCATAGGAAAAATCCAATGTCCCTTGGTGGAGGTCACCGGAGAATGCGGTACGTACGTGTAGCCCCGGACCACCAGGGGCATAGTGGAACTCCCCCCTGTGCCTCGTCATGGTATCGCTCATCCCCTGGCCCTCTGTCGCGCCGCAGCTCCGCCTataaccttgtttagttcgctccAAAATCTCAAATAATTTCAAGATTCACCAACAAGGCCATGGAATCCCACCAACCTGACAGAAGGGGAGCTCTCGCCCACTTGGATGACCCTTTCTCAGTGATTGGGATGGCTTGCAGTCTAGATCAAGCGTCTTTCGATCGTCCTTGCCCAGCTAGGTGCGATGATGGACTGACCGATCGACCGCTAGGGTTGGATCTACCATGGgatcctaaggccttgtttcgttctcaaaaaaattatgcaaaatttttcagattctctgttacatcgaatctttagacgcgtgcatagagtattaaatatagacaaaaataaaaactaattgcacagtttggtcggaattgacgagccgaatcttttgagcctagttaatctatgattcgacaatatttatcaaatacaaataaaaatactacagtgtcgattttctaaaaaaaatttagaactaaacaaggcctaaacccaAGGGGACACGCCCCGCACATAGTGGGAGGTTACTGAGCTGTTACGTCCTGCAGCAACAGAAGTGGCATTGGCTGCAGGAACATCAGCAGGCAAATCCCCGGCATCAGCATCGGAAGCTCTTCCCCTTCTACTGAATGTGCAGTAGTGGGCACCCTGATGTCCTTGTGTAGTTGTGTTGTAGAGTTAATCTACAACTACAAGGACGGGAAAGCAGTGACATAGAAGTGGTTATCATGCGGGCTGGCCTCTTGAACTCTCGCTAGCGTTTTTTTTTCCATCCTTATCTTTCATCAATTTTGAATATAATATGCTAGAGAGGGTTCTCTACAACACATGCATTCCAACAGCTTGAGATatggaacaaaaaaaaaagggggtGATCTGCAAGTCTGAACATAGATAAAAGTGACATTTTCAGAACTGAAATAACCAAAAGCACATTCCCCATGAACTGAAATCGCTAAAAACAGAATTGCTATCACCAAAAATAGGACTGAAATTGCTAACTGCAATTGCTAACTGAGATTTCTAGCTGCAATTGCAAACTGGAATTGTAGCTGCAACTGCTAACTGAAATTGCTAACTAAAACTAACAGCCGAGGCATACTACCACGCTGTACGTGCCCTGACGCAGaggagcaaaaaaaaaaaaacccaagaAGCGAATGATAAAACATGCTAATTAATAGTTCAAGTCtcgttattacaaaccaaacaTGCCTGAATGGATTGAAAGCAGCTAAACCAGACACTAGCAGACAACCAGAGTACCACAGCCTTTCTGTAGAGCAGCATTTTGTTTGAAGGTAGCAGTAAAAGAACCGAACAAACTAAGGATAAACCATGCCAATTAACAGTTCATGcctaattattacaaaccaaaacATGCCCGAATGGAATCAAAGCAGTTAGACCAGACACTAGCTGTAGCTGATAACACGAGCACCAGATCCTTTCCGCAGGTAACAGCCCTCTAAACCAGCAAAAACACTTCCTGCGAGTATCACATTAAAGATTTTACTAAACTACCAACTGATTGAAACTTCATTATAATATATCATAAACAAGTAGTATTAGGATCAAGTCTAGCAAGCTGCTAGTCTATGCATTGTCAAACGTTGCATAGGCCAGCCTTCTAATCCATCAAGATTCAAGAGGACTGCTTCGGTAAAAATAATTGCACACATCTCAAAGCAACTTATCtaactaattatttttttaatatttttttctcttgaTTCCTACGTGGGCTAGCCTATCCAGCCCCAGCCCGTGTCCAGGTCTAACTCCCGGATCCATTTATTTGTTCGGTGGCGGCTCCGTCTGTTTACTCGTCGAAGGAGATGAGTCGATGACAATAGGCGCAAGCGCAGTGTGGAGGCGGTGAGGGACTGCTTCATGTTCTGCTGCGGCCTTTGGGTGTCCGGAGGGAAGACATGGAGGGTGTGCACGACAGGACTTACGGATGCACGACAGGACTTACGGAGCTGCGCTTGTAGCAAGTATCGATGCCCTGGTGCTTGACGACGAAGACTTGATGGCGATGAGCATGGAGCCGGTGCATATGCCATATACAGGCCCAGCTCCAGCCGACATGGTCGTGGACATAGACGAAGAAGGTGACAGCAAGGAGTGTGCCGATGCTTATATATAACTTATAAGAAGCAGTCGAAGAAGATGCCCATAGCAGCACGTCGGCAGATTCGTCAAACTGTCCATGCTGAAACTCGAGACACTAGACTTGAGCCCGCCGGTGCCGAGAGCGCGATGAGGTAGAGGCACACGTAATGACATACATACAAGTAAACCTGACAATGGTTTGGGTTAAAACCGGTTTTTTGGTTTGGTTTTACTTTTGGGCTGTATTGGTTTGGATTGAAATAGGCTGAAAAGGCTGTTGGACCAGTTTGGTTTGGGCTCTATTAAAGTGGGCTGAACTGGTTTGGCTGTAAATAATAGAGTTTACAATGATTTTTTAttctatctttttattttttgcttTTGTTTATAGCTAAATATAAACAATAGCATGAGGTGCCGGTGAAATGGTGGGTTGGAAATATATTTTAATAGGTCTAGCGCATAAGTGGTTTGGTTTGGTGTGGATGATTGAAGTCATGGTCTAATTTGGTTTGGATTTGACTTTCACATATACATATTTTGGATTGGTGTGGGTTTGGTTTGGATCTCAACTCACTGTCAGGTTTACATACAAGCACGCTCATCTGGAGCCCTGCAGAATGTCGCACGGCACAACCTCATCGTCGGGTCCACACCAGGACGGCCGCAGCTGCCTCACCTCCGCTGAAACAGCTCGTTCACTTGAGATTATTTGTTGAATTTATTAGTTatttaacaatatttttctcttacactaaatcagcgaacaatacttcAGTCAAACAAACAGAGTTGACGAGTTTGCGTAGGTTTAAGCCAATGACGCTATGCGTGGGTCACGACTGGACATGAGCTAGATTTGGATGGGCTGGCCCaaagagaaaaataattaagaaaAATTAATTAGTAAGACAAGTTGCTTTGAGATCTGTgcacttttttaaaaaagagaaGTATTAGAGCAGTTGCCATAAAAAACGCGcgcgcatatatatatatatatatatatatatatatatatatatatatatatggagagtATACTCTGTTAGCTACAAAATATGGTATTCTGATAGCCACCTTtatttacgataattttatatactaatttacgataatgTGTATACATATTTACGATAGTTGGGTTATTATAACACATGGGGTTATTTACCGTAATGTtatagtaaaccacttagtaaggagttactataatcttgtaaattaatatagtaattatcgtaactcaaagtggctacaaaaataagttattttgtagccagctacagagtagtatatatatattctacacTGAACTATTatactgagcaaaattcagtattgttcagtattcgtgtttcagtattgtttagtatatatatatatatagatgtcGTGAATTTGTTCACAAAAGAAAATAGATGTGATGGATTTCTTTTAGATACATTGCTTTAGTGTAAGTCTATgcataataaaaataatatttcTATAGAAAAGGCATATAGCAGAACTAACTTATTATTTGGAACAAAGAGGCACAAAATTCTCTTAATAAAATTGTACCTCAATTAAGAAAAGGATTTGAATGCAGAAGTATGGAATAGGAAATTTCAGATCACAAATTTAATCACCTCCCGCCTCGATCGATCAGGTATACAGGACTTGGCAAGAGAAGAGACACTGGTAGCTTCCGGCATGGCATATTCCGGAGGAGCAAGCATGATACCTTGCAAAGCATGCACGCACGCACATGAATCGATCTTTTGTGTAGAAGCACGGCTCGAGAGAGGAGTAAGTCGTCATAAAGGGCACACCGCACACGGCACATCACGCAGCTGGGAATATGCATCTTGGCTTGGCAGGCAGTAACACAATTTTGATGGTTCAGCTTGTGCCAGCTGGGCTTTGCAATCCACTGCCGCACTACATTGCACTGACAAAACTgactcctttttttcttttttttttcacgaCTCAAACTCGCTAGTGAGCCATGCAATGGTGGAAAGAGTGAGAGTATAtgttcttcatccactgttaGTTTTGTATTGAGAAGTGtgtaaacacacatctcaatatAGTATTTCTCAATGCGGGCACATTTAACTTTATCGCCGTGCAACTCCAGATTCATTCGATCTGTCCAATTTTTCCCTTTGGTTGCCTATGATCTGTAAACTCATATGCTGCTTGCTAACAACAGATCGGTCGATGTTACCATTTTGCCCTGTCACACAAAACCGCGTGAAATTGGCAGGCAAAAACGATGCAGAGGATTTTTCagaccttgtttaggccttatttagttttttCAGTtttcccgtcacattgaatctttagacgtatacatggagtattaaatatagatgaaaataaaaactaattgcacagtttggtcggaattgacgagacaaatcttttgagcctagtcagtccataattggacaatatttgtcaaatacaaacgaaagtactagaatttctattttacaaaaaattttggaagtaaacaagacctggtttgtgaaaagaaaagtttttgatGTCACATTGGATGTCTCAGAAAGGTGTTGGAAGGGGTTTTCGGATATTAatgaaaaacaaattacatagtttgtctgaaAATTACGAAACGAATTTATTAAGTTTAATTAATTCGTTATTAGCatatgtaggttactgtagcgATTATagttaatcatagactaatttagcttaaaagatttatttcgtGATTTAAaactaaattgtataattaatttttttcgtctatatctaatgttatatatatgtgtctaaatatttgatgggatgagtgaaaagtttttgggtgaaaAGGCCTTGACAGACATGCAATGAAGCTGGTAGTATCTGAAATGATCTTGGAGTCGCGTCGAAGCCGTGAGGCGCATGCATCGAACGCGTTATTGCTGTCACCACCGTACGCACGGGCCGCATCGGTGAGCATCCTGTGAACTGTGATCTCGACTCGACGTCCCTATGCATGAACCGCTAATTAACACTTTACTAATTTGAGAATGAACCATCTATCGCTCTCTCTCAGACAGCCAAAAAAGCTGCCGTCCCTACTAAGCTCCAACTATAATATAATTGTGTTTTAAATCTTTGGTTGCGAAAATGAACCACGCCTGCATAAATACATGGAATTTAATTTGAAAAATGTCTTTGTTTGTGTATACATGCTCAGCCTATTAGTGAGGGAGATGCATTTTgaaattattaaaaaaacatCTTTTTTCCTGCaaaaaattaataaagctatatACTTTCGAATTGCATTTTCCGAATACGTGCAGCACTAAACTTTTTCTGAAAACAACAGCATTTGATTTTTAATATAAAGCAGCATGACGCGGGTACAACATCTGatgtgtggtaaaaaaaaaaaactgatgtGGTCACTGGTCAGATATCCGACGGTGACCTCCGATTATTTAGGAGCACGTACGTGCTTTAAGATACAGTTAGCACCACGTCTCCGACCcggtcgatcgatcgatcgttgCAAGCCTGCACGTTCGACCAAACATGCATGCACCAGATAAAACGAAAACAATGACGTACGACGGCAACGGCTTTGACTCGACAACCTCGACCAGATCGAAGGAGAACCGTGTACCCTACCGTGCAACAGCCACATTACTACGTAATTGTTCCTTACTTATATAgcatttgcatgcatgcatatgcatctacTCTGGCTACTACACGGGCACCGTGCGGTTGGAgctcgcggcggcgccggccggCTCGTCGTTCTCGCCGGACATCTCCTCCAGGGACTTGCCCTTGGACTCCGGCACCAGGAACGTGAACACCAAGCCGAGCAGGTTGCAGCCGGCCAGGAGGAATAGCGAGTTGCGCACGCCGATGCCCGCGGGGTACCCGTGCTCCGTCTTGCCCGGGTCCCGGCTCTGCGCCAGGTACAGGAACCCGAAGGACCCCACGATGGCGCCCAGCTTCCCCGACGCCGCCGAGATGCCGTGGCACGTCGACCGCAGCCTCGCCGGGAAGATCTCGGCGGGCACGATGAACGTGGTGGCGTTGGGCCCGAAGTTggcgaagaagaaggtgagccCGTACATGACGACGAAGCCGACGATGTGGTGGTTCCCCGCCCAGTGGTGGTACGGCACGGCGAGGCCCAGCATGAACACCGTCATCATCAGGAACCCCGTCGCCTGGATGGCGAACCGCCCCACCACGTCGATCAGCGCCACCGTGAACCAGTAGCCCGGCACCGTGCCGCACAGCGCGATCAGAGACTGCGCACGCGCGATGCGGAACAGCTCCTCCAGCGCGCTCATCGTCGCCGCCTTCGGGATCCATCCCACCGCGCTGAAGATGTCCTTCTGGAACAGGTTCTGCGAGTAGAAGGCGATGTCCAGCAGGAACCACGTCGCCGACGTGCCCAGGAGGTGCAGCCCGTGACGGCGGAGGAACTCACCGGAGAACAGCCCgaaggacgccgccgccgaagaGGCCCTgccgctgctgttgctgttgctgttgttgtCCGGCGCGGCAAGCTCGTCGATC
This window of the Sorghum bicolor cultivar BTx623 chromosome 7, Sorghum_bicolor_NCBIv3, whole genome shotgun sequence genome carries:
- the LOC8054833 gene encoding inorganic phosphate transporter 1-6; the protein is MAAGDLQVLTALDTAKTQWYHFTAIVVAGMGFFTDAYDLFCISLVTKLLGRIYYHVEGSATPGTLPPHVSAAVNGVAFVGTLSGQLFFGWLGDKLGRKKVYGMTLMLMVLCSVASGLSFGHTPASVMATLCFFRFWLGFGIGGDYPLSATIMSEYASKKTRGAFIAAVFAMQGFGIMAGGLVAIVVSAAFKARFPAPPYAVDPAASTPPQADFVWRIILMLGALPAALTYYWRTKMPETARYTALVAKNAKQAAADMSKVLQVEIDELAAPDNNSNSNSSGRASSAAASFGLFSGEFLRRHGLHLLGTSATWFLLDIAFYSQNLFQKDIFSAVGWIPKAATMSALEELFRIARAQSLIALCGTVPGYWFTVALIDVVGRFAIQATGFLMMTVFMLGLAVPYHHWAGNHHIVGFVVMYGLTFFFANFGPNATTFIVPAEIFPARLRSTCHGISAASGKLGAIVGSFGFLYLAQSRDPGKTEHGYPAGIGVRNSLFLLAGCNLLGLVFTFLVPESKGKSLEEMSGENDEPAGAAASSNRTVPV